The Juglans microcarpa x Juglans regia isolate MS1-56 chromosome 2S, Jm3101_v1.0, whole genome shotgun sequence genome has a window encoding:
- the LOC121252867 gene encoding guanine nucleotide-binding protein subunit gamma 3-like: protein MAAPSGFSPSLPTLPPPRPKSPPDYPDLYGKRRGMAKVQMLEREIGFLEDELKSAQSLQPASRCCTEIADYVVENSDPFIPTNRKNHRTCRLWKWLCGMPCFNLSWICCCCSTGCSFHLEMPRCCCDSNPCKCGSCVSCCSSCDCNPCTCGSCVSCCHFPKWCCCACPRSHCCKKVSCSRSCCNFPSPSCPDCSCCIWRCTRPKCPKVRPCCCCTKTCCNPCYLCY from the exons ATGGCTGCTCCGTCGGGTTTCTCTCCCTCGCTGCCAACGCTGCCGCCACCGCGTCCGAAGTCGCCGCCGGACTATCCAGATTTATACGGGAAGCGCCGTGGAATGGCCAAGGTTCAGATGCTTGAAAGAGAGATTGGCTTTCTTGAG GACGAATTAAAATCCGCTCAAAGCCTTCAACCTGCTTCTAGATGCTGCACAGA GATTGCTGATTATGTGGTGGAAAACTCTGATCCTTTTATACCTAC AAATCGAAAGAATCATCGGACCTGTCGCTTGTGGAAATGGCTCTG TGGAATGCCTTGTTTTAACCTCTCTTGGATCTGCTGTTGCTGCTCTACTGGGTGCTCATTTCATCTAGAGATGCCGCGCTGCTGCTGTGACAGCAATCCATGCAAGTGTGGTTCCTGTGTCAGCTGCTGCAGCAGCTGTGACTGCAATCCATGTACCTGTGGTTCCTGTGTCAGCTGTTGTCATTTCCCGAAGTGGTGCTGTTGTGCTTGTCCCAGATCACATTGCTGTAAAAAAGTTTCGTGCAGCAGAAGTTGTTGCAATTTCCCATCTCCTTCATGCCCTGACTGCTCTTGCTGCATATGGAGATGTACACGTCCCAAATGTCCAAAGGTACGCCCTTGTTGCTGTTGTACAAAAACCTGTTGCAACCCTTGTTATCTGTGTTACTAG
- the LOC121252866 gene encoding subtilisin-like protease SBT1.8, whose amino-acid sequence MGSMAMLLLVPLLALLLPCFSVASKQTYIVHMKHHDKPSAFATHHDWYSAHLQSLSSSTTSDSLLYSYTTAYHGFAASLDPDQADLLRRFDSVLGVYEDTLYTLHTTRTPEFLGLDSESGLWAGHNTQELDQASHDVVVGVLDTGVWPESKSFDDSGMPEIPSRWRGGCESAPDFSPSLCNKKLIGARSFSKGYRMASGGSYLNKPREKMSPRDRDGHGTHTASTAAGSHVTNASLLGYASGKARGMATHARVAIYKVCWSIGCFGSDILAGIDRAILDGVDVLSLSLGGGSVPYYRDNIAIGAFAAMERGIFVSCSAGNSGPNRASLANEAPWIMTVGAGTLDRDFPAYAILGNKNQFTGVSLYSGQGMGNKPVGLVYSKGSTNSNNMCLPGSLDPEFVRGKVVVCDRGINARVEKGEVVRDAGGVGMILANTLINGEELVADSHLIPAVAVGRKAGDLIREYVRSDPNPTAELRFGGTVLDVRPSPVVAAFSSRGPNLVSPQILKPDVIGPGVNILAAWSEAIGPTGLEKDTRKTQFNILSGTSMSCPHISGLAALLKAAHPDWSPSAIKSALMTTAYTKDNTNSPLRDAAGGGAFSDPWSHGAGHVDPHKALSPGLVYDLSPDDYVAFLCSLDYSTDNVQTIVKRPNVTCSRKFSDPGQLNYPSFSVVFRDKRVVRYTRELTNVGAAGSVYDVTISAPQMVAVTVTPKRLVFKNEGEKQAYTVTFVARKGMPKVARSEFGSIVWSNDEHQVKSPVAFAWTQLVRS is encoded by the exons ATGGGCTCTATGGCCATGCTCTTGCTCGTTCCTCTTCTAGCTCTTCTCCTACCGTGCTTCTCTGTGGCGTCCAAGCAAACTTACATAGTTCACATGAAGCACCATGACAAACCATCTGCCTTCGCCACCCACCATGACTGGTACTCCGCTCACCTCCAatccctctcctcctccactaCCTCTGACTCTCTCCTCTACTCCTACACTACCGCATATCATGGTTTCGCTGCCTCGCTCGATCCCGACCAAGCCGATTTACTCCGCAGATTCGATTCGGTCCTAGGTGTCTATGAAGATACGCTTTACACTCTCCACACTACCCGCACCCCCGAGTTCCTTGGCCTAGACTCGGAATCCGGCCTCTGGGCTGGTCATAATACTCAGGAACTCGACCAAGCCTCTCATGACGTTGTCGTTGGGGTCCTCGATACTGGGGTCTGGCCCGAGTCGAAGAGCTTCGACGACTCTGGTATGCCAGAGATCCCGAGCCGGTGGCGGGGCGGATGCGAGTCCGCACCGGATTTCAGCCCCTCGCTCTGTAACAAGAAGCTCATCGGGGCTCGCAGCTTCTCAAAGGGCTATCGAATGGCCTCTGGCGGTAGCTACCTGAACAAACCCAGGGAGAAGATGTCGCCTCGGGACCGAGACGGCCACGGCACTCACACCGCGAGTACAGCAGCTGGATCCCACGTCACCAATGCCAGCCTCCTCGGCTATGCCAGCGGGAAGGCGCGTGGGATGGCCACCCATGCGCGCGTCGCCATATATAAGGTGTGCTGGAGCATTGGATGCTTCGGTTCCGACATTCTGGCAGGAATTGATCGGGCCATTTTGGACGGCGTCGATGTGCTATCACTCTCTCTCGGTGGTGGGTCCGTCCCTTATTACCGCGACAACATCGCTATCGGAGCATTCGCGGCCATGGAAAGGGGTATTTTCGTCTCTTGCTCCGCCGGAAATAGCGGGCCCAACAGAGCCTCGTTGGCGAATGAGGCCCCCTGGATCATGACCGTTGGGGCCGGGACCTTGGACCGGGATTTCCCGGCTTACGCCATACTCGGGAACAAAAACCAGTTCACGGGAGTGTCACTTTACAGTGGGCAAGGAATGGGAAATAAACCGGTAGGTTTGGTTTACAGCAAGGGGAGTACTAACTCGAACAACATGTGCTTGCCCGGTTCGCTCGACCCTGAGTTTGTACGTGGGAAAGTAGTGGTCTGTGACAGAGGAATAAACGCACGCGTGGAAAAAGGAGAGGTGGTACGCGACGCGGGTGGGGTTGGGATGATACTCGCGAACACATTGATTAATGGCGAGGAATTGGTGGCCGACAGTCACCTGATACCAGCGGTGGCGGTTGGGCGGAAGGCCGGGGATCTGATTAGGGAGTACGTGCGGTCGGATCCGAATCCGACGGCTGAGCTGAGGTTTGGTGGGACCGTTTTGGACGTGCGGCCATCGCCAGTCGTGGCGGCGTTTAGTTCGAGAGGGCCCAATCTGGTGTCTCCACAGATCTTGAAGCCGGACGTGATTGGGCCAGGTGTCAACATCTTGGCCGCTTGGTCGGAAGCCATAGGCCCCACTGGGTTGGAGAAGGACACCAGGAAGACCCAATTCAACATCTTGTCAG GTACATCGATGTCTTGCCCCCATATCAGTGGGTTAGCAGCATTGCTCAAAGCAGCCCATCCGGATTGGAGTCCAAGCGCAATCAAATCCGCGCTGATGACTACTGCCTACACCAAAGACAACACCAACTCCCCGCTCCGGGATGCTGCTGGCGGTGGTGCATTTTCCGATCCTTGGTCTCACGGTGCAGGTCATGTTGACCCCCACAAGGCCCTCTCTCCGGGCCTCGTGTACGATCTCTCACCGGATGACTATGTTGCCTTCCTGTGCTCGTTGGACTACAGTACTGATAATGTCCAAACCATTGTCAAACGCCCCAATGTTACCTGCTCGAGGAAGTTTTCTGACCCCGGACAGCTCAATTACCCATCGTTCTCAGTTGTATTCCGAGACAAGAGGGTTGTTCGATACACTCGTGAACTGACGAATGTGGGGGCTGCTGGGTCGGTCTATGACGTGACAATCAGTGCACCACAAATGGTGGCGGTGACAGTGACCCCCAAGAGGCTGGTTTTCAAAAATGAAGGGGAGAAACAGGCGTACACGGTTACCTTTGTGGCCAGGAAAGGTATGCCTAAAGTGGCTAGGTCCGAGTTTGGTTCAATCGTTTGGAGCAACGACGAACACCAAGTGAAGAGCCCAGTTGCTTTTGCATGGACTCAGCTGGTGAGATCGTAA